From Palaemon carinicauda isolate YSFRI2023 chromosome 29, ASM3689809v2, whole genome shotgun sequence, one genomic window encodes:
- the LOC137622429 gene encoding uncharacterized protein → MEILTTDDAARFLSRDNWRSKLFTIKKSELLVVSDYLELDFTLSSTNDDIRKGIIAHLVPDGVDVDFKLLEEEIDEDCEVVKLRLKLDLKKLEFEDEQKRREHELSMKQLENEQQKRDHELELARLTGSQSPISGNEDSRMLKYVPKFDESDVVEFFIAFEKVAANFNWSEDKWAFMAQTAFSGKALKAWASLSLEDSKDYAKVKEAILRIYEMVPEAYRVKFRDSRKSSNQTFVEFAREMEKHFENWLRSSDVNYIVAREAKFAVVDTLPIPEVDVVLANDLAQGKVSCNPTVFANPQVLVPKPETVLVTTRSGKSTDFEVEHPDLESLFNADSLDHVSSNKSICSEKVMNWNRDDLVRVQNEDIEIKNIKIKLKEGKGVDYEVDNEVLYKVIVPIRKREGNLLKHRVIVVPSKFRNGILRKAHDDLFAGHLGITKTFDRVRKNFYWKGLKRDVKKYCKTCHQCQISGKPNMVIPKAPLSPIPSLGEPFEHVVIDVVGPLPRSKVGSEYVLTIIDRLTRYPEAIPLKSQKARVIAKHLINYFSRFGLPKTIQSDRGTNFLSKLLLQQFKNFGIEHKPSTPYHPESQGIVERFHQTLKAMIRKMCNEKVGLWEEYLPYLLFAVRSIPNESTNFAPFNLVFAHKVRGPLDLLREVWEGNGPSEVNIADLINDGKGKLYEMWEIAKSNLLKSQSKMKSLYDLKSKERVFVPGDKVLVLSQGVRGSLQNKFLGPFEVLSKVNDLNYIIKLPDRNLQCHINMLKKYFEREKTVVLSVSEEVNSKCVTSEKEFAWPGNNSVLLPNVCRSPILSTNQINGLLKVLMKFPETVRDTPGRTTLVQHDVELESETPIKQAPYRLNPVKKEFVEKEINYLLTNNLITPSSSSWSSPIVVVAKENGQNRLCIDYRKVNKATKADSFPIPRVDDCIDKVGNSKFITKIDLLKGYYQVPLSNRAKEVSAFVTADGLYQFEVMPFGMRNAAATFQRLMAMITRGIKNCVVYIDDIIVYSNDFETHLVILEELLTALSNAGLVINLSKSVFCEATVTFLGHVVGKGEVLPKEVNVAKIKEFPVPSSKRELQRFLGMAGYYSRFVANYSDVVAPLTNLLRKHSKFVWDEKCKESFEIVKCVLTSSPVLWAPNFELPFSLAVDALDQGVGAVLLQVCEDGVSHPISYFSKKLNKHQVKYSVIEKEALALILSLLHFEAYISAQSSKVIVYTDHNPLKYIQQFNNKNRRLTRWAMFLQDYNLEVIHIPGKDNNIPDALSRM, encoded by the exons atgGAAATTTTAACTACTGACGATGCCGCTCGTTTTCTTAGTAGAGACAATTGGCGTAGTAAATTGTTTACTATTAAAAAGTCGGAACTGCTAGTTGTGTCGGATTATTTAGAGTTGGATTTTACGCTTAGTAGTACTAATGATGACATAAGGAAAGGTATTATAGCGCATCTTGTTCCGGATGGAGTGGACGTTGACTTCAAGCTTttggaagaagaaatcgacgaagacTGTGAGGTAGTGAAGCTTCGACTGAAACTTGATTTGAAAAAACTCGAGTTTGAAGATGAACAGAAGCGGCGTGAACACGAACTTAGTATGAAGCAGTTAGAAAATGAACAGCAGAAACGTGATCATGAGTTGGAGTTGGCCAGGTTGACGGGTTCCCAATCTCCCATTTCTGGTAATGAAGATTCCCGTATGTTGAAGTACGTACCAAAGTTTGACGAGAGTGACGTCGTAGAATTTTTCATAGcttttgagaaggtagcagcaaaTTTCAATTGGAGTGAGGATAAGTGGGCATTCATGGCTCAGACTGCTTTCTCCGGGAAGGCCCTAAAGGCTTGGGCTTCTCTGTCGTTAGAAGATAGTAAAGATTATGCTAAAGTGAAAGAAGCCATTTTAAGGATTTATGAGATGGTTCCTGAAGCCTACAGAGTAAAGTTTCGTGACAGTCGAAAATCCTCCAATCAAACTTTCGTGGAGTTTGCTCGTGAAATggagaaacattttgaaaattgGTTGAGATCCAGCGATGTCAATT ACATTGTTGCCAGGGAGGCTAAGTTTGCGGTTGTTGATACTCTCCCCATACCTGAGGTTGATGTTGTTTTGGCAAATGATCTTGCTCAAGGTAAAGTAAGTTGTAATCCGACAGTTTTTGCCAATCCACAGGTGTTAGTACCTAAACCTGAAACTGTGCTTGTGACAACTAGGTCAGGCAAAAGTACCGACTTTGAAGTTGAGCATCCTGATTTGGAGAGTTTATTTAATGCAGATTCATTAGATCACGTAAGTAGCAATAAATCTATTTGCTCTGAAAAAGTAATGAATTGGAATAGAGATGACTTAGTAAGGGTTCAAAATGAAGACATtgagattaaaaatattaaaattaagttgaAAGAGGGTAAAGGAGTAGATTATGAAGTGGATAATGAAGTTCTCTATAAAGTAATTGTTCCTATTCGGAAACGAGAGGGAAATCTGTTGAAGCATAGGGTAATTGTTGTACCTTCTAAATTCAGAAATGGTATATTAAGAAAAGCTCATGATGATTTGTTTGCTGGTCACTTGGGCATTACTAAAACCTTTGATAGGGTTAGGAAAAATTTCTATTGGAAAGGTCTGAAAAGAGATGTCAAGAAATATTGTAAGACGTGTCACCAGTGCCAAATTTCTGGTAAGCCTAATATGGTAATTCCTAAGGCTCCCCTTTCTCCCATTCCTTCTTTAGGAGAACCCTTCGAGCATGTAGTCATTGATGTTGTGGGTCCCTTACCTCGTTCGAAAGTAGGGTCTGAGTACGTATTAACTATCATAGACAGGTTAACCAGATATCCCGAGGCTATCCCTCTTAAGTCCCAGAAAGCTAGGGTTATTGCAAAACATTTGATCAATTATTTTTCTAGGTTTGGTCTTCCTAAAACCATCCAGTCTGATCGTGGAACTAATTTTTTATCTAAACTATTGCTGCAGCAGTTTAAGAATTTTGGAATTGAACATAAACCTTCTACTCCATACCATCCGGAGTCACAGGGAATTGTAGAAAGATTCCACCAAACTTTGAAGGCAATGATTCGGAAGATGTGCAATGAAAAGGTTGGTTTGTGGGAAGAATATCTTCCTTATttgttgtttgcagtacggtctataCCAAATGAGTCAACAAATTTTGCTCCATTCAACTTGGTGTTTGCGCATAAAGTAAGAGGTCCATTAGACTTGTTAAGGGAAGTTTGGGAAGGTAATGGACCGAGCGAAGTGAATATTGCTGATTTAATTAATGATGGTAAGGGCAAGCTTTACGAAATGTGGGAAATAGCAAAGAGTAATTTACTGAAGAGTCAAAGTAAGATGAAGTCTTTGTATGATTTAAAATCTAAGGAAAGGGTCTTTGTTCCTGGAGATAAAGTACTGGTTTTGTCACAGGGTGTAAGAGGTTCGTTACAGAATAAGTTTTTGGGACCCTTTGAAGTTCTAAGCAAAGTGAATGATTTAAATTACATTATTAAGCTTCCTGATCGTAATTTGCAATGTCATATTAACATGTTAAAAAAGTACTTTGAGCGAGAGAAAACAGTGGTTTTGTCTGTTTCAGAGGAGGTTAATTCGAAATGTGTAACTTCGGAGAAAGAATTTGCTTGGCCGGgtaataattctgttttgttacctaATGTGTGTAGAAGTCCTATCCTGAGTACTAACCAAATTAATGGATTACTGAAAGTGTTAATGAAGTTTCCCGAAACTGTCAGAGATACACCAGGTAGGACCACTTTAGTACAGCACGATGTTGAATTAGAGAGTGAAACGCCAATTAAGCAAGCCCCTTATCGCTTAAATCCTGTTAAGAAagaatttgttgaaaaggaaataaactatttgctAACTAATAATTTAATTACACCCAGCAGCAGTTCGTGGAGCTCACCAATTGTAGTTGTTGCAAAGGAGAATGGACAAAATCGATTATGCATTGATTATCGCAAGGTCAACAAAGCAACAAAGGCAGATTCTTTTCCTATTCCGCGTGTTGACGATTGCATTGATAAGGTAGGAAATTCAAAGTTCATTACGAAAATTGATCTCCTAAAAGGATATTACCAGGTCCCTTTGAGTAATCGAGCAAAGGAGGTATCGGCGTTTGTGACAGCTGATGGTTTGTATCAATTCGAAGTGATGCCCTTTGGCATGCGGAACGCCGCTGCCACTTTTCAACGATTAATGGCCATGATTACTCGGGGAATAAAAAATTgtgttgtttatattgatgatatcatcgtttATTCTAATGACTTTGAAACTCATCTGGTGATTTTGGAGGAATTGTTAACTGCTCTGTCCAATGCTGGTTTGGTGATTAATCTCAGCAAGTCTGTCTTTTGTGAAGCTACTGTAACCTTTTTGGGTCATGTAGTTGGGAAAGGTGAAGTACTTCCTAAAGAGGTTAATGTTGCAAAGATTAAAGAATTCCCTGTACCTTCATCAAAGAGAGAATTGCAGAGATTCTTAGGAATGGCTGGTTACTACAGCCGTTTCGTTGCTAATTATTCAGATGTTGTTGCACCTTTAACCAACTTGTTGAGAAAGCATTCCAAATTTGTGTGGGATGAAAAATGTAAAGAGTCATTTGAAATAGTTAAATGTGTATTGACTTCTAGTCCCGTTCTCTGGGCACCAAACTTTGAACTTCCTTTTAGCCTTGCGGTAGATGCCTTGGATCAAGGGGTAGGTGCTGTTCTGCTGCAGGTGTGTGAGGATGGAGTAAGTCATCcgatttcatatttttctaaaaaattGAATAAGCATCAGGTTAAGTATTCAGTGATAGAAAAAGAGGCTCTTGCTCTTATATTATCTCTTCTGCATTTCGAAGCATATATTAGTGCTCAGAGTAGTAAAGTTATAGtatatacagatcacaatccactgaAATATATCCAgcagttcaataataaaaatcgTAGACTTACCCGCTGGGCAATGTTTTTGCAGGATTATAATTTGGAAGTTATTCACATTCCTGGCAAAGATAACAATATACCAGATGCCCTGTCTAGAATGTAA
- the LOC137622430 gene encoding uncharacterized protein: protein MALSRLKATKRSLMKRGLFAQCDGEMQKLISKGYVEGVFTNVSIPGTKVWYLPHKAVVSDKKKDLLRFREHAYAVTADIEAMYYQVVILKEDSDALRFIWLNNAGEIVHYRMTRHVFGGVWCSSSSADALGHILVDNVDVPPLVSDTIKRSFYVDDCLKSLPYKSLVSEMVKGTTEVLSKARFRLNTALGITWDVAGDELFFRVNLAQECDTKVTRRKILSMLASIYDPLGLVNLITVKGKLWLQEATICKLSWDDSVPEGLARKWSQWYCSLDGLREIRISRYIKPIKFNNAALKLRHFSDASQVAYGCSSYLWRTNQAREIHVALMVSK, encoded by the exons ATGGCTTTATCCAGGTTGAAAGCAACTAAAAGAAGTCTTATGAAGAGGGGTCTATTTGCTCAGTGTGATGGTGAGATGCAGAAGTTGATATCGAAGGGATATGTAGAAGGTGTGTTCACAAATGTCAGTATCCCTGGGACTAAAGTGTGGTATTTGCCGCATAAGGCTGTAGTGTCCgacaaaaaaaaag atcttcTGAGATTCCGTGAACATGCATATGCAGTAACTGCTGATATAGAGGCAATGTACTATCAGGTGGTCATACTAAAGGAGGACAGTGATGCTTTGCGCTTCATTTGGCTCAACAATGCAGGAGAAATTGTTCATTATAGAATGACTCGTCACGTATTTGGGGGCGTATGGTGTTCATCTAGTTCTGCTGATGCACTTGGGCATATATTGGTAGACAATGTGGATGTTCCTCCATTAGTTTCGGATACCATAAAACGATCTTTTTATGTCGATGATTGCTTGAAATCTCTTCCCTATAAGAGTTTGGTTTCCGAGATGGTTAAAGGGACTACTGAAGTGCTAAGCAAGGCTCGATTTCGTCTCAATAC GGCTCTCGGCATTACATGGGATGTTGCAGGTGATGAGTTGTTCTTCAGGGTCAATCTGGCCCAAGAGTGTGATACTAAGGTGACTCGTAGGAAGATTTTGAGTATGTTGGCTTCCATATATGACCCTCTTGGATTAGTGAATCTGATTACAGTCAAGGGAAAGCTGTGGTTGCAAGAAGCTACCATTTGCAAATTGTCTTGGGATGATTCCGTCCCTGAAGGCTTAGCCCGCAAGTGGTCACAATGGTATTGTTCTCTTGATGGTCTCAGGGAGATTAGGATTTCAAGGTATATCAAACCAATTAAATTCAATAATGCAGCATTAAAACTGCGTCATTTTTCTGATGCCAGTCAGGTTGCATATGGATGTTCAAGTTACTTATGGAGAACGAACCAAGCAAGGGAGATTCATGTGGCTCTTATGGTTAGCAAATAG